A stretch of DNA from Drosophila teissieri strain GT53w chromosome 4, Prin_Dtei_1.1, whole genome shotgun sequence:
acctattcaaagttttactgggcaagtggtgctatttttttcCACAGCTGtatattcatatgtatatgtatatgtatatgtatatgtatatttatatgtatatgtatatgtatatgtatatgtatatgtatatgtatatgtatatgtatatgtatatgtatatgtatatgtatatgtatatgtatatgtatatgtatatgtatatgtatatgtatatgtatatgtatatgtatatgtatatgtatatgtatatgcatatgcatatgtatatgtatatattaaaatatatgactAAGATAGCATATAAAATATCCATATGATAAATGTGATTAGTGTGTAGAAGtataaatttaagaaaatatatcacaataaaataaaaatgtcataaCTTAAACGaatattataaaaaagttttgatcCTCTTAttggtaattatttttaagttcTAGTATTTAAGTTCAAATAAATGTTGGTTTTAATGTGACACTTACTTGTGTTTGCAAGCGAGTTAGTCCACGAATCCACAGAATTTGTCCAGCCCTAGGCTTTTTGTCAGAATCAATAGAATCAAAGCGTTCCTCACCCAAATTCATTCCATCTGTGTACTCCTCGGGATGTCCGCGACCCCacctaaaatataaaaactttaatgaaTATATTGCTTTCTTCTTATAATTTTAACAAACTCtgtaattttcaaaatattaaaaaactaacTTTTGAGCATAGTCGTCACGTGTATAGTTCAATCAAATacatgaaaacaaaaagaaaaaaaactcaGATGAGGCTTTATGCCTCGAGAATATAAGATATCTATTTTAATGAAGTTAGCTTGTAACGTTattaaatgcacaaaaaagAGGAACCACTCgtttaacaataatttcaaataaacgAGATCCGTGTTTAATAGCTAAAAGACCAGGGTCGACTGGTTTGGACGGCTACATACAAATTaacaaacagaaaattaatggaaatctAAAAATTTCAACcttttgttggcaaatcgataaaaaatggcaaaacaaataataaaatccaaatgttttccaaCGTTGTGGGCGCGTCAGTTTTGTGTGCATTGTGTGCGTTAAATTGGCTACGTTCTGAAACAAACATACGCAACGTAGCGAAAGCGGTTTCTACTACCTGTTACAAACTATTTACGATTCTAGTAAAGCCTTTATTATGCGAGTACTGGGTATAAGTACCCGCCCACTGAAGACTTTGTGTTACCTAACGAAAATAGATTTGAAAGCAGCAAAGCTTTGCAGGTTTTCCTGAAACGAATTGAACCAGACGTGTTCATCTCCGAAACAATGCGACTTTAAACGAAAAGACTGCAATACGTGGTACATTGCCGTAGAAGAGTCGCACATGCGGAATGAAATCAAGTTGAGGCTTACTCAAACCTGCAGCACCAGCatcaacaaatattaaatagaaTATGCTCAAGGGGAATATAAGAACTGCTATTCAAAAGTTTATCTCTGAATCCACCCCAATTTGGAATCATTGGTGATGTGGGCAAACATTAAACACATGAGCAACTTGTATCACAGCAAAAAAGGTATGCGCCAAGCACAATCTCTTCCCCCAAACAAATACCgcttaatcaaataaatacattggAACACACATACGCTCTATTGACAAACCactaataaatattgtataagCATCCAAAAAGAAACTTAATCATTCCAGAGGATTGTCCGAAAAACAGACATATGTAAGGAACTTAATATTGCCTTTTGACCAATAAAATATACGCAAATCTACCCACCATCAACTATCGAAATAcctatttactttttatacccgttacccgtagagtaaaagggtatactagattcgttgaaaagtatattacaggcagaaggaagcgtttccgaccatataaagtatatatattcttgatcaggatcaatagccgagtggatctggccatgtccgtctgtccgtccgtatgaacgctgagatctcaggaactacaaaagctagaaagttaaaattaagcatacagactccagagacattgAAGCAGCGccagtttgtcgattcatgttgccacgcccaatctaacgcccaaacttttgaaaaatgttttgatattttttcatttttgtattagtattgtaaatttctatcgatttgccaaaaaaaaattttttgcacgcccactctaacgcccataaaccgccaaaaactgtcagtgttgaagtctctctttttttgcttttatattGAACATGCTTCTTTCtttagaaaaaataaatacctgTAAACTAACATttactaaataaattacacaaacagaataaacattttcaaattatgtaGTTAACCACTATTTCTTAAATACTTAACATTACTTACATTTGGGTATTAGCTTTAAGGTAACTTATTGTATCTTACCCTTTAccaatttcaaatattttttttttttatatttaataactcacttttgaataatatgcctatatttgtaaattttaaaaggaaaaacttttaaacgttgcatttattttggctGAAaggtatatttaaaaaaataaatacatgcaTTTCTTATAAAAGTTGATAATAAGTATTAAGTCtatagcaataaaaaaaattaaagattaCAATATAGATATTGGTATTTAACTTAATTATAGACTAGACCTTATTTTGGGCCAAGCATCAATCAGttattaattatacaaatatttatgtaataaACGTATGCAATCGagcttatatttataaataataatcatttataaataatcGTAATAACTTCAAACATTTACTCACGATAATATTTTAGGTAATTTTCTTGTAGGCACTGAAGTAATCAGCTGTCCCCAGACAAGTGTACCAAttccaaaaaatatacacCATAGCCACTGATCCAATGATAACGCCTTTGTCGAGAAAGCCATTTTACCATATTGGATGATTAAcacctttaattttataaaaattatttaaatgtatatgtatataatgtaATAAAGAATACCTGTGATATCATAGTGAATATCCATATGGTGTAAAATATGGGATTTGTAAGAAGGCCTTCAATGACATTGCGCTGCCCATGGATTTTTCTAGCgtttatttcattaaacaaAGTCATCATGACAAAGGTATTAAAGATAATAGTAAAGTGCTGTGTTGGTCCAGCGTTTAGTTCTTGTCCGCGTCCAGATTCAATATCGAGTATAACATCGCCTtcaatcataaaaatattttatttcaaacaaaGCAATGATTATGAATATAACTTACCAACAAATAGCAGtccaaatattattattaactgaTACAGCGCCTGACCCAATATGTTCTTCATCATTGTGCGGGAAATTAAAGGTTTAGTACGGCCATAGGGTTTACGGAGCAATAGATCTGGTGTAGGAAACTCTGTTGCTAATGCAAGTGATGCCAATGTATCCATTATTAAGTTCACCCACAACATTTGTACTGCCTGAAATTTTGCTTTATGATGTtagatcttttttttttttttcgtagtAACTTACTTTAAGCGGTGAGTCTTGCACAGCACACGCACCAATAAATGCAACAATTACAGCGACTACGTTTACTGTTAACTGAAACTGCAAAAACTTAGCTATAGAGTCATATACGTTCCGACCCCACATTACAGCTTTAACAATGCTGCTAAAGTTATCATCAGTTAATATAATATCGGAAGCTTCTTTGGCAACATCTGTTCCGGCTATACCCATAGCAAATCCTACATCGGCTTTTTTCAAAGCTGGGCCATCATTGGTTCCGTCGCCAGTTACAGCAACAACTTCTCGGTTTTCACTAACGGTGCTGTCAATGATACCTATAAATACGTGATTTCAGTATATAAATTATagttaaaaaacatttttatttttgagatATTCTTAAGATCTAATGtggattttttttggcaagtcttaaataattaatatttttctttaaaaaaaggTTGCATCCggatttttattaataacttaaaataaCGAATTGATTTTCCTCTCCCAATCCTGGTTATAAAATTATGCAAGTTGAACGGAAGGCCTTAGCTGCTAATGCTCCTAGTTCTCAGTTAccttatatatatgtatactttatacatatactttgagttagctttaaataaataaatgaagcaAGTTGTCACTTTTGAAGTCAgcataaaatgtttaaacaaacaattcttaaatttatttaatatactttaATGTGTATcaatgatttttaaattaaatgcgtAATCTAATGCAAATGAGttcgtgctcattttattaaCGTTATAATGAAAAGGTTTTACTTTATAAAGTTATACTGCTaacgaatattaaaattcAGCCactataaattaatttttctttaCCATATATGTCAATGCGGAACACCGAGTACGTtctataaaaagaaaattactACAAACCTTTTACCAAAGTATACTTGTCAGTTGGGGATGAGCGAGCTAAAACTCGGAGTTTGGGCCATACTTTATCAATAAGATGTTGTTGAATCTGTTCATAAATACCAAATGTTAAGATACAGAACGTTAGTAAGTACTCTTAGAACATACATCTCCATTGCTATCCCGAATACGCCTATTAAACTCTTTGCCTTCCAGAATAAGAAAGTCATCATTGGGACGCAAAATACCGCATTTGCTGGCTATTGAACGTGCTGTATTAATATTGTCTCCAGTGACCATGCGAACGGTAATACCAGCGCGTTGACATTTTCTAATTGCGTCTGGTACTTCGGGACGAACAGGATCTTCTATACCAACCACACAGAGGCACGTAAGATTTGTCATAATGTTTTCCTCATCATCCCAGTTAGGTTCGCCATCAATATGCACTTCGTTAATTCCGGCTTTGCCAGGCACAAAATCGCGATATGCTACAGATATAGTCCTCAAACCGTCACAGGCCATTGGTTCGATAACTTCACGTATTAAACGCTCCTGCATCTCTCTTGTAAACTTCTCCAAAGTGCCCTCATGTCCATAGATAAAAGCACACCTGCAATGATTTTATAGCAtattaattgtttgctttgtcaGTAACACTGCATAATTTTTAGGGAatcaaaaagtaaatacaatTTAGTCTTCAGGGGCGGAAAGCATTCATCGAATCTAGTTTCATTCCTATTTGAGTTTCGTTGACTTATCTCGCGTTTAGCTGAAGTCAGAGAAAAATTACCTAACAAAAATTACCAACAAAAGCGTCCTCAATGGATcatttgaaaaaggttttttggcaattatATTACGTTGACTTTCTAAATTACTGTTAAAGAGgtgaaataaacatttaaattggctcACTGGCGAAAGTCAACGAAAGCGAAATGTGTTTTTCGATAAATACCTTCCGTATCTCAAGTCACTGTTGCAATGTCTAACAATACGAACTTTTTCATAATAATTTCTGAAGCTCCTTTAGTATACAGCCGATATCCTCCGTTAGGACGGGGTATCACTGTGCCCATACTCTTACGAACTGAATTAAACGTATACACGCGTGTAAATTTATCCTCTGTAATTTCGTCTCGAATAGATTGATACTTCACACCAAGCCCTTGGACAAACCCCAAAAGAGCACACTCCGTTTTATTGCCAACTTGAATTGGTAAGTCTCCTGGGTTGTGCCCAGCCTTAAAAAagagaataaatatatagctAAATAGGCTAGAAATTACATCTTATTTACCATTATATTGGAGGTGTAAGCCGAGTTAACAGATATACccattgtaattaaatttcctaCATGTTGTGGTATATCGCTAAGGGTTGGCAAAACCTTGCACAATTTTTCACAGATGTAGGATTGTACAACAGTCATACGATTGGTGGTAAGTGTACCAGTCTTATCAGAGCAAATGGCAGTGGCATTACCCATTGTTTCACATGCATCTAAATGACGAACCAAGTTATTGTCCTTCAtcattttctatttaaaaaaatacaattaatcGTGGTTCCATTTACTTATATTAAACTAACCTTGACTGAGTATGCAAGAGATAGGGTTACTGCCAAGGGAAGCCCCTCGGGTACGGCCACTACTAATACTGTAACACCAATTATCAAATGCTTCACCAAGTTATTGGCATAAGTGTTTTTCCATGGCCTCTCGTCAATAACAAACGTtttaatacaaaactgaatGATCAGAATTATAACTGTAAGCACGGCAATAGTCGACCCTGCGTATCCAATCTGTATAGCTAATTTTGTCAGTTTAGCTTGAAGCAcagatttttcttttttatgtcCTGTCTCAGCCGCTGCTGACGACGATGATTGCGGCAAATGATTTCCTTCAGACTCAGATTTGGTTACCTCACTTGTGGTTGTTTGGTGTTGAGATGGCGCTTGAGACCCCTTTATTTGCGATCGAACGTCGCTTTCACCTTACATTGTGCGAAAAGAAATATTACAAACAATGTAAACATAAGTTTACTAgctgtatttatttaaataagttaataaaataaaatgactTACTTAGATTAATATGCCCCATATACCATTGCGTTTGGTCGTCAcccaattttgtatttttatatccTATTTTTATATCAGAAATTTTCAAAGCTAACCCCATTTGCGTTCGTCTGCACCTGTCCTCTTAAACGCTAACTAGGTTCTCagtattaacaattttatttcaggcaataaagtatacatatactaTACAACAGGAGAAGGATTTTTATTCAACCCTATAAAGTAGAACTGGCATAGGTccgtctgtatgaacgtcaagatctttGAAACTATGGAAGCTAATAAGTTAGACTCTAGTGACGCCTACGCTGCGCAAATTGGTTTAAGAGcattgccacgccctccctaacacccacaaaccgtccaaaactgCGACGCCCACACTCttcaaatatgttttattatttctattgagtaacgggtatctgatagtcgagaaactcgactataacgtTCACTTTTGTATTCAACTTAATAATTACAAGAGTATATAAGGTTCATCTTTTCTAAGCTAGCTTTCTTTCTTGTTTAAtgttaatttgattaaataacCATCCCCTCATTATAATTTGAAGCTACCCCTCCGACATCATTTGTTATAGGAACATTTTCCAGCTTGTGACAAATAATTCAATTCTCATTAATCTTTTcgataattaaaatataacacaaatataaaagaaattataaaaacaattaaaatacaaataaagcaatgtaaatttaaatcgtCCAAGACTGGAAAGCTTTCAAGATTTCGAAATAAATACTCCTCTTTTCAAGTTCAAGTAaattttaaaagcaaaaaaactgTGTTGGAGTTTTTTAACATCCAGTAGAAGTAATTTTCTGCTGGAACCTATTTTGATCAAAAACTTATATATGATTTTTTCTTAATATGTTACTTgacaatgaaataaatatttcaatttaaaaaaatgtatttaaaagaACATTATTTCTTGTCTCGTACGACTTTAcactattttttgaaattgttgttaaatggatatttaatattgaaaaaattCGCCTTTTATTTAAGCCGATTGTTCTGCCAAAGATACcgtaaataaaacaatttatgaaacacctaaaaacttgtttttatattgtaaagttataaaagtaataaatcCAATTCTCTTCAATATACCAAAATTGAAACGTCATCATATTGCCCCAAACATCATTACTGATAACAAAACGTTATTAGTGAGTAAAAGTGTATACTTAAGTTTTCACTAGTATACTATTACTCGCAATATATGTTTGTTGGatagtaaaataattaaaataagtatTACGCTAAAATTCACCTGTCAGATTCTTTTGCTTGTTGGCCCTTTTCGCATCTGGGATcgacaatattttaaaaccataaattttatggttttatttgttgAAGATATTGGTTGGTAGTATTGTGGTAGGTTGCAGGTTATATTTGGTGGGTTGGTTGACAGATTGGTTGGTTGATTGGGTTGATGAAGGGTGATAGGTCAATCAATTCACATCATGTATTTCACAAAAGGAATAGGTGAACAATtggaatatgaaaaattagcaacaaaaaagaaaacaaataataaatatataatatacatctCAACAAAAATTTCGATGTATCAAAAAACATTGGTAGGATCTTTTTTATATTCCTTTACATGGTTTTAAATCATACACACTATTATTttgcaaaatttaatttagtactaaccctttttcatttttttaatttccgctTCTTGTTCGTCAACTGCCGCACCAAGGAGCGTAAAAATTATACCAGCTTGTGAGTTTACCCCTACGGCTGTAACCACCATTTTTCCGCTTCCTTCCATAACATGCGTTCCGGATAGAACCATGGGATCAACATCTGGCCCCTTTTTGACATGATCAGATTCGCCAGTCAACGACGATTCGTCCACCTACAGAATTAACAGTAACGACCATCAATATAAATGAGATAcggaaatttttttaaaaattattatcttACATATAAAGCCTATTTATTTCATTACTGATGAAATAGTCTATATCAGAGTTTTCTCTTAACTTACCTTTAAGTCGTTACTTTGAATAAGACACCCATCAGCCGGCAATAAATCTCCATATTTAACTTGAGCAATATCGCCAACAAGAATATCACCAACTGAAATTTGGCACACCTCCCCTCCTCGGATAACCGAAAACTTGTGCTCGCCCTCTATACGATTTT
This window harbors:
- the LOC122622848 gene encoding plasma membrane calcium-transporting ATPase 2 isoform X4, coding for MATIDGRPAQYGISLKQLRELMEHRGREGVIKIAEIGGIHELCKKLYTSPNEGLSGSRADEEHRRETFGSNVIPPKPPKTFLTLVWEALQDVTLIILEVAALVSLGLSFYKPADEDAPVLQEEEEHHGWIEGLAILISVIVVVIVTAFNDYSKERQFRGLQNRIEGEHKFSVIRGGEVCQISVGDILVGDIAQVKYGDLLPADGCLIQSNDLKVDESSLTGESDHVKKGPDVDPMVLSGTHVMEGSGKMVVTAVGVNSQAGIIFTLLGAAVDEQEAEIKKMKKDAKRANKQKNLTGESDVRSQIKGSQAPSQHQTTTSEVTKSESEGNHLPQSSSSAAAETGHKKEKSVLQAKLTKLAIQIGYAGSTIAVLTVIILIIQFCIKTFVIDERPWKNTYANNLVKHLIIGVTVLVVAVPEGLPLAVTLSLAYSVKKMMKDNNLVRHLDACETMGNATAICSDKTGTLTTNRMTVVQSYICEKLCKVLPTLSDIPQHVGNLITMGISVNSAYTSNIMAGHNPGDLPIQVGNKTECALLGFVQGLGVKYQSIRDEITEDKFTRVYTFNSVRKSMGTVIPRPNGGYRLYTKGASEIIMKKCAFIYGHEGTLEKFTREMQERLIREVIEPMACDGLRTISVAYRDFVPGKAGINEVHIDGEPNWDDEENIMTNLTCLCVVGIEDPVRPEVPDAIRKCQRAGITVRMVTGDNINTARSIASKCGILRPNDDFLILEGKEFNRRIRDSNGDIQQHLIDKVWPKLRVLARSSPTDKYTLVKGIIDSTVSENREVVAVTGDGTNDGPALKKADVGFAMGIAGTDVAKEASDIILTDDNFSSIVKAVMWGRNVYDSIAKFLQFQLTVNVVAVIVAFIGACAVQDSPLKAVQMLWVNLIMDTLASLALATEFPTPDLLLRKPYGRTKPLISRTMMKNILGQALYQLIIIFGLLFVGDVILDIESGRGQELNAGPTQHFTIIFNTFVMMTLFNEINARKIHGQRNVIEGLLTNPIFYTIWIFTMISQVLIIQYGKMAFSTKALSLDQWLWCIFFGIGTLVWGQLITSVPTRKLPKILSWGRGHPEEYTDGMNLGEERFDSIDSDKKPRAGQILWIRGLTRLQTQVIGGELQERLIPVPYSKSNTDQAIRVVNAFRQGLDARYGDHTNTSLAEVLRKQTSLSKRLSETSSIEYADNIPDELTIPEIDVERLSSHSHTETAV
- the LOC122622848 gene encoding plasma membrane calcium-transporting ATPase 2 isoform X3, encoding MATIDGRPAQYGISLKQLRELMEHRGREGVIKIAEIGGIHELCKKLYTSPNEGLSGSRADEEHRRETFGSNVIPPKPPKTFLTLVWEALQDVTLIILEVAALVSLGLSFYKPADEDAPVLQEEEEHHGWIEGLAILISVIVVVIVTAFNDYSKERQFRGLQNRIEGEHKFSVIRGGEVCQISVGDILVGDIAQVKYGDLLPADGCLIQSNDLKVDESSLTGESDHVKKGPDVDPMVLSGTHVMEGSGKMVVTAVGVNSQAGIIFTLLGAAVDEQEAEIKKMKKDAKRANKQKNLTGESDVRSQIKGSQAPSQHQTTTSEVTKSESEGNHLPQSSSSAAAETGHKKEKSVLQAKLTKLAIQIGYAGSTIAVLTVIILIIQFCIKTFVIDERPWKNTYANNLVKHLIIGVTVLVVAVPEGLPLAVTLSLAYSVKKMMKDNNLVRHLDACETMGNATAICSDKTGTLTTNRMTVVQSYICEKLCKVLPTLSDIPQHVGNLITMGISVNSAYTSNIMAGHNPGDLPIQVGNKTECALLGFVQGLGVKYQSIRDEITEDKFTRVYTFNSVRKSMGTVIPRPNGGYRLYTKGASEIIMKKCAFIYGHEGTLEKFTREMQERLIREVIEPMACDGLRTISVAYRDFVPGKAGINEVHIDGEPNWDDEENIMTNLTCLCVVGIEDPVRPEVPDAIRKCQRAGITVRMVTGDNINTARSIASKCGILRPNDDFLILEGKEFNRRIRDSNGDIQQHLIDKVWPKLRVLARSSPTDKYTLVKGIIDSTVSENREVVAVTGDGTNDGPALKKADVGFAMGIAGTDVAKEASDIILTDDNFSSIVKAVMWGRNVYDSIAKFLQFQLTVNVVAVIVAFIGACAVQDSPLKAVQMLWVNLIMDTLASLALATEFPTPDLLLRKPYGRTKPLISRTMMKNILGQALYQLIIIFGLLFVGDVILDIESGRGQELNAGPTQHFTIIFNTFVMMTLFNEINARKIHGQRNVIEGLLTNPIFYTIWIFTMISQVLIIQYGKMAFSTKALSLDQWLWCIFFGIGTLVWGQLITSVPTRKLPKILSWGRGHPEEYTDGMNLGEERFDSIDSDKKPRAGQILWIRGLTRLQTQISVPVIGGELQERLIPVPYSKSNTDQAIRVVNAFRQGLDARYGDHTNTSLAEVLRKQTSLSKRLSETSSIEYADNIPDELTIPEIDVERLSSHSHTETAV